The Drosophila innubila isolate TH190305 chromosome 2L unlocalized genomic scaffold, UK_Dinn_1.0 4_B_2L, whole genome shotgun sequence genome segment CTGTAATATCGACcattttttgtgaaataatCGTAAGCGACCAATAATAAATTGTTCAGGAGactgttttttctttatacatTAAGGATTTTAGAACGAGTTTGCATCAAAAAgtcaatttcttaaaaaatgtacattatGATAATTACGCAGAAAGAAatcgatatatttaaatgaactttTTTCACTgtgatttaatataatatttaaattatttattatctcaTTATGTAGAGATTTCTCTGTCGTTGTGAGTTCTTCGTGAGACCCTCGTGTAAACTGCATTCCTCGAGGGTTAAAGTCATTCATCATGATGTAAATGTTGTTCTATATGCTTCAGGTTGCCGACAGGTCGCGTTCCTGATTTATATActcaatatatacatacatatatatgtatttattttgtttaaaaaaataaatcgccAAGTTGTCGAAGCGATTTGTTTGTGTACATTCGACAAGTACAAATCTCGTTTGGGTTCAACTGCAATTGTGTACGAGTTGTGAACTCTAGACTGATTTCCCCACTCTCTCTATCCCCCCCACCTGTGGGGTCAACCTCTGTTCCGTTTCACTGGAGGCGGAAATAGGTTTcgtgttatttatttacccAGAATCGACACGCGAACTGCGAGCACTGATATGCATATCGATGGGTGAAGATTGGGAGCAGTCAAAGAGTCGAAGGAATCGCTGTTTATTCGTGTGTAGCAAATCAAAGACTTCGGAGCGTTGAAGCGAAACGGCGATATGAAATCGTTGAATATAATAATCAGAAGCGGTGTTGCCAGTCGTACATAAAATCAAgacataaaacaaacaatttaggCGCCTTAATTAGCTGCACCCACAACAACAGGACTCACTCCCATTCACAGGTCGACAGGACGACAGGACGACGACTTCGTATGGCTTTCGTCAAGAATTGGCACACGTCAAGTGTCCCGACGAGGCGATAATATTGCCAAGGTGGCAAGCCAACGCGACGGACACGGATACGGAAAAGGATACGGGCGAAAAAAACATCGTCGTGCAATTAACAAAAGTTTATCCTTTCCGAGGCTAAAAAGTtgtttaccaaaaaaaaagtgcaaattgttttcaagTGACTTTGCAACTCGTTGCAAAAGTGCAAATGAAGCTTGACATAAGCTGTTGAAAGGAGCAACTCAAATATcctgtcaaaaatcaagtttctTCAATTATCACGCTATAATTGTAGTGCTAATAGTGCTAATATACGTGTACTAGTGAGCTTTTTAAACCAAGCTTAAAGCTACAGCATCCGTGTGTTATGTACGTGTGAaaagctattaaaaataatacaaagttgttaaattttaacattttaaatcgatttctaaaaagtggaaaatttgaaattgtttaaatatatctgtATTAGTAAACATTTTAGAGCTCTGCAGAGCTTTTTTTaggaacaaaatttaaacttgttctccatttttttttaaatgtcgtTCAGTTAAAAGCAgtcgaaataaaataaaatagaaatggtattaaaaaattaatttaaatcaaattacataaatgtgtatatctaataaaataaataagtaatgaTAACTAAACTCAACTAAAgaaacaaattacaaacaaatcTAAAACTTTGCTTTACGAAGTACATGGAAAGTATTTCGGTTTCTTATCGATTTTAAGCATGATAATAGACCTTTGAGAGTGTTTTAAGTGCATATAGCCACGCTTTGCGGCGCCAACTAAAGAACTCGGTCCAAAGTTAAATGATATAATTTCATGCCAAGTAAAAATCGTGTCAAACAGCGTcgaaaggcaaaggcaaaatataataataataataataatacacatCTATAAATCTATTGAAGCCAGACTAAACTGAAAGAAACCTGAAACTTTGCCACCTTAGTATGTGGAGTGGTAAGGTGGTAGGGTGGTTCATTGgattcgatttgattttcattttcgtgACAAAGTTTTAATAGCGatattattgaaatgaaatgaattgaaatatgGTAATGAAGGCAAAATACGCGactgttataaatattttgaacgCGCCGATGGAATTCGATATCGACACGAAAgccaacaaaattatttgacaCCACAAACAATccaagtataataataataacaaagaaaacaaatatcaTCATACACGTATATTGTGACAGGCTGAGTTGTGTCTGGATTCGGTCTAATATCGCTCAATTGACATCGAGCTAGACACAACACAATAATTGACATGGTAAGCTTGAAGGACCTTCAGTTTTTGACAGCAAATCGAACACCCCTTCTCTCTCTATACTCTCTTCCCTCTGTTCCAAGACCAACATCAATGCGGATTGTCTGCATCGTCAGCAATTGGAGCACACGCTTCTCCATTGCCAGACTCAGTCGGAAATTCTGCAAGCGACACGCGATAATTATCTGAGCATTATTGAGGAGTTCCAGCGTGATCTCGAAGAGCTCACGGAACAGGTGGAAcaccaacaaaaacagcaacagcaacaactacaacataaTGAACTCATTTCTCAAGAATCGGATCAACAGTTCGCCGATTCTTCACAAATCGTCACCCACGAGCTGGAATTACAAGTAGGCTTATGGAttttaaataccaaaattttttttttagcaaaatcaatttatttttaatgcagattcaatttagaagccaaaccatgatcaaaatgacactccgtttgaaaatcggttaagttttgacaaagttatgaaagtttgaagttggtcaaacctctgacctagccactttacaagtcaaaatttttgtccaattcagcatgattttttacagaaaaatgaaaggtcttagaatcaagtttaaagtgttgttttatactaattacgatataaggaattgattaaaggcgaaaacttgagatttaaaattttgaattttcaaatttccaaaggggggagtcTATGCTTTAAAATCGAATCCGAggtcaaatatattttttttacaaagttaattaatttttaatgcagaatgaattaagaagccaaaccatgatcaaaatgaaattccgtttgaaaatcggttaagttttgacaaagttatgaaagtttgaagttggttaaACCTCGgacctagccactttacaagtcaaaatttttgtccaattcagcatgattttttacagaaaaatgaaaggtctcagaatcaagtttacagtgttgttttgtactaattacgatataaggaattcattaaaagcgaaaacttgagatttaaaattttgaattttcaaaattccaaaggggggagtcTATGCTTTAAAATCGAATCCCAgggcaaatattttttttttacaaagttaattaatttttaatgcagaatgaatttagaagccaaaccatgatcaaaatgacattccgttataaattcggttaagttttgacaaagttatgaaagttcgaagttggtcaaacccctgacctagccactttacaagtcttTCAAGGTTTGAATTCTGGAAACATTTTTAACTGTataattatatgcatatattttgtttttttttttaagatttggacttttattactttttactttaCTGCTTACTTTCGCAGAATGAACGTCTGGTATGTCAAATAGAAAGTCTCAAAAGTGCTCTGGAGGATCGGGAAGAGAAAATCCAAGAGTTGCGCACAGTGGTCAATGGATATGCTGATATAAGTGAGACGAATCGACTCAAGGATGAAATATCTTCGCTTAAGCAGAGGAATAGTAAGTTTACATAAATTCAGGAGAATTGAGAGTTATTCCCAATTATTATTTCAGCTGAACAGGCGCAAAAGGTGTGTGAAATAGCAAGACTACTAAAGAAGCAGGAGGAAGAGCGTCAGAAACTGTGTAGCAACTATGAAAATCTTATGAATACCTCGGATGATCAGTGTAAGGATCTAAGACGAGCGAATCGGGAAGTACAAAGTCTGCAGGATCGTTTGAGTCAGGTGGAAAAGACACAAGAGGAGCTCAGAACTGAGGTGAGCATACATCTTAAATAagcataaaattcaaataaaattttctggatttaatggaatttttaattgttttttttttttaatttatcacaaaaataaaattttagctctacattttaataaaaattaaaattaattaattatcgtaaatataagaaaaaaaattttttttttaattagaacattcaaaaatttgtatgatgaTTTTACATGAAGATTTAAggtttatatgtatttacaagAAAATTTTGCCTTAAATATTAggatgtttaaataaaaatttaaattcaattagtagtagtttttaaatttgattttgaaaattctactttactaatatacatattttttttttaatactagcGAAATTTGTTGCGTGAGGAGATCATTGCGCTTAAGGAGAAGGAAGCCAGGAGCGCAGGACGGGAACGAGCGTTAAATGATCAACTGAAGTGCCGTCAACAGGAGCTGGAGAAATCGCGGATTCTGCTTCGGGATATGCACAATCATTTGAAGCAGGAGGAGCGACAGCACAAGGATACCGTGGGACGTCTATGCCAAGCGAATGAGGAGGTCCGACTGCAATTGAAGGCCGTGTCCTGCGAGTGCAAAGAGATGCAGCTAAAGCTGAAGTACGTATGTGGTACGGTTGAACCGATAGCATGAATCCTAGCATCTTGTGATAATACACCTTCCCACTTCCACCTTGAACCATTCAACCGGCAGACAGCAGACAAGCGTGACAGATCAACAGCAGCTGATAATAGAGTCGTTCCGCAAGTGGAAGGATGCCCAGGTCAGATCGGATGAGGCGGTGCGTCAGTGCATTAAACGGGCCGAGGAACACATTAATGCTCTGCTCGAGGAGAATCAGCGTCTCACCGAGGAATACCGGCGTCTATATGGAGACTATTGTGTCCTGGAGATCGAGATGCGGCGTATCAAGAACGCCGTTAATATTCGATTGACATCGGGATGCGAACAACCGGAGGTTGTCCTCAGGGGACAGAAGGTGCACGAGGAAGTGAGTGACGTACAGTTTCCAGTTTCCCaacaaccaacagcaacaacaacaaccaacaccACCACCCATCCATCAACATCACTATCAACAACTTCATCTTCCTTCCAACCTCCCGTCTACAGCTCGAATTCAACGTAGTTGACTccttaattgaatttacacCTCAACCCGCAGATGATCAAACGTTTGAGATATATGCGTCTCACCTCGCAGCGACTTTCCGAGCAGGTGAGAACCCTCAACACCTCCCCCCGGGATCTGCACACTCCCACAACATATCGAAGTACTCCGACGACAACCtccgagcaacaacaatttcagcaacagcaacaacagcaaacattATCCAACAATTCCTGGCAATTGCATCGTCCACATTAAattgcatatgtatatttatatataggtACATTTATATGGAATATCGCAGCATTACGAGTAATTCATCCCCTCTTTCACTTTCTTTCTGTTCGATTCACAATTTCCATTTTGAAACTACACATTCGGCcaataattgtaaattgaaaGTTGTAAGTGTAAAATgtagtaaataaattacttatatATGCTTGTGTATATTACTATCTATCTGTACAATTTTAACGAATTTCATACACCTAATTCAATTCGAAAAATTATCTAGAAATAgcttaaagtaaatattaatcaatgttaaaaaaaaaatttactttttaaataagttttatgaAAAGCTTATTTTCcaggcttaaaaaaataatcagcttcatttgaatatgttttataatataatatatgatcAGAGATTCAAGGTAGCTAGTAATATCTATTAAAAAACATCACGTTTTGTGGGAAaactttaaaagattttttaaatatacatagcttttttttaagttgggttgtcattttttaaattgtcaatttgAGCCAATACTTtcataataaacttttaaagttTTGCGGTTTATAATTAAGTTATAGCTATCGTTTAAGgtgttatatatattcatataaaacCTTATAgctaacttttttaaatgtattaaattttctaattagtCATTAGGATtgtctttaaattgattcttaaaattttgctGCATCCGTCACATTTAACTGACAGaattaattgtattaacaTTTGCTGCATTCTCGACAGAGAGTAcaatgattttttaagttttataactatttttaaattagccAAAATTATAGTTGATAACATTTCTGTACATTTTCTAGCTTTACAAATTATAAGTCTCGCTATGAAATATCCAAAGTGACATCACTGCTCGCTTGCACTCGGAGTCAATTATTTTTCTGCCCTTGCTGCTCCTGCGCACCAAGTTGCTCTGCCTCACGCTCTCTTTTGCCAACTAATTGCTTACAAGgtttacttttataaatgaattgtatcaaatatatattaaagtaacaGTGCAACATGTGAGCAAacttaaaaagtaatataaagtttattcaCATATAATATACTTAAACAAACAATGCACATTCTTCGCTTTCTTGCAATTGTGCACTGATATTTGAGAGCGGTGTTTTGTGCTCTCCAAGCATTAAGATGCCTTCCACTTTAACCCACTGATCGTTTAGTATGTGTGCTGCTAATCCTGCAGCAGCTTCTCTCGCTCGCTGATTGCAATGAGAGACATTTTGATTTGAGAGCGCTTCTTTACGCTCTCCTCGCGCACAACCTCTGACATTTTGGTGAGAATTCGGACACGCACATCACTAAAGCGTATCGCCTCTCGAATGCCCATCTCCATATACACCTCCTTGCCAACATTCACCAGTATCTTGTCCATTTGCTTGACGCGTGCCTGCATGAAGACGTTGCTGCCAATATTGACCTGCGTCTTGTAGCCATCTGTCATGTTGTCTAGGAAGGTTTGCAGTGTGTTCTTTAGCTGCATATATTCCATTATCTCCTCGTTGAACTGGTTAACGCATAGTTCCAGACGTTTGAGATCCTCTTTGAGCACTTCATTGATGAATTCCTCAATTTCTTCAATTCGCGCTTGGTGCGCGTTTTTCTCGTGTAAttgcattgttttgtttggttttgcttGCGTCAGTATTGCCAAGTGTTAAGCACCGGTCGTGACGGAGACAGCACAGCTGATTTACAAATGAGTAGTAGCAGAGCTGCCAGCTTGTTTTAATAGTCATGTCGGCACAAAAAACGGGCTAGACAGAAGTACCCACAAAACAGCTAAGTGGCAACAGTGTTTTGCCGACAAATTGTGGTGGTGTGGCGATAGCATCGATAATATGAGCACACTGTGTGTTATCGATTGCAACAGAGGTTTAGTGAAGACAACAACCGCGCTAGCTGTTAACTCTCATGTTGCAtactttatttgaatatttgaaatttgaaatgtatttatttgtaattgcgAAAATTGCCCACGGCTTTATCTGTTTACGCCTAATCCGAATCTCAGCTGATTTGTGCGAACCTCCCTCGCACTTATAAATTCCATTTCACTTTTTATGTAATCAACTCTGATCTCTTCTCGTGTCGCGAGAGGCGAAAAAAGTCAATTGTTTGCGCACGCAATgctaaaatgtaataataataatttcacatTGCCATTTCTTGTTTGTCTTCTTTGTTTTATGATTTGCAACATTGTTGCGCGcaactcaaaaattaaataaagaaagccCCTTCAGTCGCAACACTTTTCATTAGCATTTTTAATGCTCATTTAACCTTTGTGAACTTCTTGAATATTTCCTGATTTCATCTTCAGTTCCCAGTAGGCGTCGACTGTTCCTGACATCAATATTCCAAAATTGTATTCACTCTCGTTTTTCTCAACACAGCTCTTCAATTTTCgtaagt includes the following:
- the LOC117780716 gene encoding protein UXT homolog; translated protein: MQLHEKNAHQARIEEIEEFINEVLKEDLKRLELCVNQFNEEIMEYMQLKNTLQTFLDNMTDGYKTQVNIGSNVFMQARVKQMDKILVNVGKEVYMEMGIREAIRFSDVRVRILTKMSEVVREESVKKRSQIKMSLIAISEREKLLQD